ATGCATTAAAAATTTATCAAAAAATTTGATATTGCTTGAATGGAGAAGAAAGTTATGAAATGTATTAGTATTATGACGGCGTGTTACAATGAAGAAGAGAATATCGCCGAGGTATATGCTCAAGTTAAAGCAGTTTTTGAGACAAAATTACCGGAATATTACTATGAACACGTATTTATCGACAATGCCTCAGAAGATACAACAGTAGAGATTTTGCGCGGTATTGCAGCGAATGATTCGAATGTCAAAGTAATCGTCAATGCCCGTAATTTCGGACATATCCGCTCACCGTTTCATGGATTGATGCAATGTAGCGGTGACGCGGTTATCTCTATTGTTGCCGATTTACAAGATCCTCCGGAAATGATTGTTGATTTCGTCCGTCAATGGGAAGCAGGGTATAAAATTGTTATTGGGGTTAAAGAGCAAAGTTATGAAGCACAATGGATGTTTAAGCTTCGTGAAGCATACTATAATCTACTCCATAGACTTTCAGAAGTAGAGATATTCAAAGGCTTTACGGGATTTGGTCTGTATGATAAAAAAATCATCGATTTTATGCGCGAATTTGATGATCCGTACCCATTCTTTCGGGGACTTATCGCTGAGATCGGTTTTAAAGCGGCAAAGATACCCTACACGCAACCCGCCCGTCCGCGCGGTATTTCTAAAAACAACTTTTATACCCTCTACGATATGGGGATTTTGGGGATTATTAACAACTCAAAAGTGCCGTTGCGGATAGCGACATTTTTAGGATTTTTACTCTCATTTGTGAGCTTTATGACAGCTATCATTTATACGGTTGTTAAATTGTTTAATTGGAACAGTATGCCGCTTGGTATTGCTCCCTTAATTATTGGTAGCTCCTTTATGTTTGGGATCGTCCTCTTTTTTCTTGGGATTATTGGAGAATACATCGGTGCTATTTATACACAAATTTTAAAACGTCCCCGCGTATTTGAATCAGAGCGGATTAATTTTAAAGATGAAGCGTTATGAAGTTTATAATTGTATCTGGTGGATATGATGATAACTCTGGAGGGATTGTTGTTCTTCATCAGCTCTGTGATAGACTCAATACACTAGGGCATGAAGCATACCTTTGGCCGTTTTTCAAGCCCGCTTTAGATGTTACAAGCCCTTTTAAAACACTCTATCTTTTTTTAAGATATTTTCGTAAAGGGATAAAATATGGATTTAAAAAAAATCCAAAACTAAATACTCCAACGGCATCGTATGATGATTTAGAGGATGCAGTGGTTATTTACCCTGAGGTAGTTGTCGGAAATCCTTTGAAAGCTCAAAATGTAGTGCGATGGTTATTGCATAAACCGGGATTTAATAACGGAGGTAAGATAGATTTTGGGGCAAATGATCTCTTTTTTTATTATGATAAAGCGTTTGATGATAGCCGATATAACAAATTTCCTGAAAATCATTTACACATAGTTTCTCAAAGATCGGATGTGTATAACGTTACCAATAATGGCACACGGAAAGGCTCTTGCTATTTACTTCGTAAAGGATACAAGAGGGAGTTGGTGCATGATATAACCGGTACGCGATTAGTGGATGGATTGTCACATGAAGAGACAGCTAAAGTGTTTAATGAAGTAGAATATTGTATATCGTATGATACGCATACAATGTATAACGTTTATGCTGTTATGTGCGGATGTATTCCTATTGTGATTCCTGAGGATGGGATATCAAAAGATCAATGGCAACCGAAT
The sequence above is drawn from the Sulfuricurvum sp. genome and encodes:
- a CDS encoding glycosyltransferase family 2 protein, translated to MKCISIMTACYNEEENIAEVYAQVKAVFETKLPEYYYEHVFIDNASEDTTVEILRGIAANDSNVKVIVNARNFGHIRSPFHGLMQCSGDAVISIVADLQDPPEMIVDFVRQWEAGYKIVIGVKEQSYEAQWMFKLREAYYNLLHRLSEVEIFKGFTGFGLYDKKIIDFMREFDDPYPFFRGLIAEIGFKAAKIPYTQPARPRGISKNNFYTLYDMGILGIINNSKVPLRIATFLGFLLSFVSFMTAIIYTVVKLFNWNSMPLGIAPLIIGSSFMFGIVLFFLGIIGEYIGAIYTQILKRPRVFESERINFKDEAL